A single window of Acidimicrobiales bacterium DNA harbors:
- a CDS encoding phosphoribosyltransferase family protein, translating to MHRQAAGGTGRLLACPVCGVRLDAGLVACPNAWCGRADRGFSVAFSVGVHTGALRHALLRYKYNRELWWSEVFAGNVARYLRANSTWFEEFDLITGVPAYTGSGSRRGWDPVGTILEKLETLVGHEWEVAGGVLAKTAETRPMQRLSAAGRRALATGPLRRVLAVPRPEVVDGARVLVFDDVMTGGGTLREVARALRAAGAEEVAGLVLARLPWAGRPPV from the coding sequence ATGCACAGACAAGCGGCCGGTGGCACCGGACGGCTTCTGGCATGCCCGGTGTGCGGGGTCAGGCTCGATGCTGGCTTGGTTGCCTGCCCGAATGCATGGTGCGGCAGGGCCGACCGCGGCTTCTCGGTCGCGTTCTCGGTCGGCGTTCACACCGGTGCGCTTCGCCATGCCCTGCTGCGCTACAAGTACAACCGGGAGCTCTGGTGGTCCGAGGTCTTCGCCGGAAACGTCGCGCGGTACCTGCGCGCGAACTCCACCTGGTTCGAGGAGTTCGACCTGATCACCGGCGTGCCTGCCTACACCGGTTCTGGCTCGCGCCGCGGATGGGATCCTGTGGGGACGATCCTGGAGAAGCTCGAGACCCTCGTCGGACACGAGTGGGAGGTCGCCGGCGGCGTACTCGCGAAGACCGCCGAGACACGTCCGATGCAACGGCTCTCCGCTGCCGGCCGCCGCGCCCTGGCAACAGGCCCGCTGAGACGGGTCCTGGCCGTCCCGAGACCGGAGGTTGTCGACGGTGCCCGCGTTCTGGTGTTCGATGACGTGATGACCGGTGGCGGCACGCTGCGCGAAGTCGCTCGAGCGTTGCGGGCTGCCGGCGCGGAGGAGGTGGCAGGCCTGGTGCTCGCACGCCTCCCCTGGGCGGGCCGGCCGCCCGTCTAG
- a CDS encoding LuxR C-terminal-related transcriptional regulator has translation MRGKIPVFVYAADPLSAAGAKAQLMGEPGIELLGPVDIDRARVALLVTEAADAATARVVRAIQRDGVPGVVLVAGRFDVEGVVAAAAAGVSGFLRRTDATSSRLVAAIREADQPGCHLPEGLMRKAAAMRGHLGEASEVVDVTDDGPVSASPADGSVSTIAAPRLSVREAEVLRLVAEGYDTADVAEKLAYSESTIKGILAKVMTKIEARNRCHAVAIVMRNGLI, from the coding sequence GTGAGGGGCAAAATTCCAGTTTTCGTGTACGCAGCGGATCCGCTGTCGGCCGCTGGGGCGAAGGCACAACTGATGGGCGAGCCTGGCATCGAGTTGCTCGGCCCGGTGGACATCGATCGTGCTCGAGTGGCACTGCTCGTGACCGAGGCCGCGGACGCCGCGACCGCGCGGGTTGTGCGTGCGATCCAGCGCGATGGCGTGCCGGGCGTCGTGCTGGTAGCGGGTCGCTTCGACGTGGAGGGCGTCGTGGCCGCCGCAGCGGCCGGCGTGTCCGGTTTCCTCCGCAGGACCGACGCCACGAGTTCGCGGTTGGTTGCGGCCATTCGCGAGGCCGATCAGCCGGGATGCCACCTGCCCGAGGGTTTGATGAGGAAGGCCGCCGCCATGAGGGGGCATCTCGGCGAGGCATCCGAGGTTGTCGACGTGACCGATGACGGGCCCGTGAGCGCCTCGCCGGCGGATGGCAGTGTGTCGACCATTGCAGCCCCACGCCTTTCCGTGCGCGAGGCCGAGGTGCTGCGCCTCGTGGCCGAGGGCTACGACACGGCCGACGTCGCCGAGAAGCTCGCCTATTCCGAGAGCACGATCAAGGGAATCCTCGCCAAGGTGATGACGAAGATCGAGGCCCGGAATCGTTGCCATGCCGTGGCGATAGTCATGCGGAACGGTCTCATCTAG